One window from the genome of Leucobacter aridicollis encodes:
- a CDS encoding alcohol dehydrogenase catalytic domain-containing protein: MQAARYYGKNDVRIEEIEEPALRPGTVKIAPAYNGICGSDLHLYHDGPMPPAPTDTAAHPISGETLPVVFGHEFSGVVEEVGEGVTGIAIGDRVAVEPLMVCGVCHACKAGKYNLCEKMGFIGISGLGGGLSEHIVVEKRWVHKVGDMPLDQAALLEPLAVALHAVRHAGADNAAGKTAVVGGAGPIGLLTAAVLRAYGVKTIVSEVSPERRAKAKDTGVADVVVDPSVEGLGDVVREQTGGAMADFAFDAAGVGVVLDQLFDALGAGGRLEVIALHTRPYELDVTGKLTMQDRVLGSAIGYANDHAEAIRLVNTGLVDLAPFITSKITIDNIVKDGYEKLLHDRSEVKILVSMS; the protein is encoded by the coding sequence AGCTGCACGCTACTACGGCAAGAATGACGTCCGCATTGAGGAGATCGAAGAGCCGGCGCTGCGCCCAGGCACCGTGAAGATCGCGCCTGCGTACAACGGGATCTGCGGCAGCGATCTGCACCTCTACCATGACGGCCCGATGCCGCCCGCCCCGACCGACACCGCCGCACACCCAATTTCAGGCGAGACCCTCCCAGTCGTGTTCGGCCACGAATTCTCGGGCGTCGTCGAAGAGGTCGGCGAGGGCGTCACCGGAATCGCAATCGGCGATCGCGTCGCCGTCGAACCGCTCATGGTGTGCGGCGTCTGCCACGCCTGCAAGGCTGGAAAGTACAACCTGTGCGAGAAGATGGGGTTCATCGGCATCTCGGGCCTTGGCGGTGGGCTGTCCGAGCACATCGTCGTTGAGAAACGCTGGGTACACAAGGTTGGCGATATGCCGCTCGACCAGGCCGCGCTGCTCGAGCCGCTCGCTGTAGCGCTGCACGCTGTCCGCCATGCCGGTGCCGACAACGCCGCGGGAAAGACAGCCGTCGTCGGCGGGGCGGGCCCGATCGGGCTGCTCACCGCAGCTGTGCTCCGTGCGTACGGCGTGAAGACAATTGTCAGCGAGGTCTCCCCTGAGCGGCGCGCGAAGGCGAAAGACACCGGTGTTGCCGACGTTGTCGTTGACCCCTCAGTTGAGGGGCTTGGCGATGTCGTGCGCGAACAGACAGGCGGCGCGATGGCTGACTTCGCGTTCGACGCTGCCGGTGTCGGCGTGGTACTCGATCAGTTGTTCGACGCTCTCGGGGCGGGCGGCCGACTTGAGGTGATCGCTCTGCACACGCGACCCTACGAGCTGGACGTCACAGGCAAGCTCACCATGCAGGATCGGGTGCTCGGCTCCGCAATCGGCTACGCGAACGACCACGCCGAGGCGATCAGGCTCGTCAACACGGGACTCGTCGACCTCGCCCCGTTCATCACGAGCAAGATCACCATCGACAACATCGTGAAGGACGGCTATGAGAAGCTGCTGCACGACCGCAGCGAAGTCAAGATCCTCGTATCGATGAGCTAG